The DNA sequence GGGATATTGGAGGGCTCGTCGCCGCAGTAGCCGCGGAAGATGCCCCAGCCGCTTATCGCGGTGTACTGCCCGTCGCCGCCGAAGTGCTCGACGATGCGGTAGGCGTGCGCGAGTGTGGAATCCTGCCAGTCGCTGTCGGGACCCGGCCAGCCGGGGATCGTGCCGACGCCGCAGGTCAGCGAGTCGCCGTAGCAGTCGAACTTGAGCTGTCCGGCGGGCGCTTCCGGCGGCGGGAGGATCTCGCCGTCCGTCTCGGCGGCGAGGAAGGCGAAGGGATGCCACTGCGTTTCGCTCACGAGCAGGATCTTCGCGGTGTGCTCGCGGTCTTCAAGGCCGTAGGCGGCGACGTAATCGTCCTCGCCGAGCTTGGTCTTGATGCGGGCGCGGCGCTTGCCGTCGATCCAGACCTGCAGGAACGCCTGCTTGATCTTCTCGGTCGAGGTCGAGCGGACGGAAAGCACGAGCTGCGTTCCGCGGAAGCGCAGTTCTATCCCGCTGTTTACCCAAGACACGTCGATCCCGTCCGGGAGGACTCTGTAACGCCCGAGGATACGGGCGGTCTCAGCGCTTATCGTTTTTTTCATTCGGTATCACCCTCGTTTTATATTTTGGGAAAGAGCATATGCTCCATGAACTTTTCGCTGAACGACGGGTTCCCGTCGAGCTGTATCGTGGCCGCTTTCGCGACGGCGGTCTCGAGCTCCGCGAGCGCCTCCGGGAAAAGCAGCGTGCGCACCGCGCCCGCTCCGGCGCAGTTGCCGAGCGCGCGGACCTTCTCCGCCGGAACCTCCGGCAGCAGTCCGAGCGCGAGCGCGTTGCCTTTGTCGAGCCCGGCGCCGAAGCCGCCGGTAAGCAAAACTTCATCGAGATCCGCGGCGGTCAGCCCCGCTTTTTCAAGCAGCGTTTCCGCTCCGGCGCGGACGGCGGATTTCGCGAGCTGCAGCTCCCGCACGTCCTGCGGCTGAAGCGTCACGCCCTCGGCTATTTCATTCGGCTCCGCGAGGAAGCCGCTTTCGTCGATCCTCCCGAGCCGCCTCAGGCAGGCGACGGCGTCGATGAGTCCGCTTCCCGCGAGTCCGACCGGGAAGACGCCGCCTATGGTCTTCGGAACGAGCCTGCCGCCGTCGAGCGTCACGCGGTTGATCGCGCCCGGCACGCCTCCGACGCCGCAGCTGATGCGCGCGCCCTCGAAGGCGGGTCCGGCGGCGGTCGAACAGCAGGTCAGCTTCCCGCCGGAAGCGAGCGCCATTTCGCCGTTCGTACCGAAATCTATGAAGAGTACGTTTTTATCCGTTTCGTGAAGCCCCGCGGAGACGATTCCGGCGGTCACGTCGCCGCCGACGAACGCCGAGACGCAGGGCAGCAGAAACGCGTTCGCCTCCGGCAGTTCGAAGCCGAGGTCGGACGCTTTGTGAAAACTGCCGA is a window from the Clostridia bacterium genome containing:
- a CDS encoding DUF4445 domain-containing protein; protein product: MKTALTVTKNGKTVICDAEKGESVLAALRRAGIFIPAFCGGHELCGKCRVNASGALSPVTEAEKEKLTPEEIAAGARLACSARIEGDASVSVPDDGEYSVLTDTGDASPDYFPSCWESLGAAVDLGTTTIAIYVYSLETRRRVGVVSGVNRQQSLGADVISRIEYCLNDPDGSKRARDLAVGQISEMLAGFGKKRGIPVNRLRSLTVAGNTAMLYLLTGRSPKALSAAPFEADELFGSFHKASDLGFELPEANAFLLPCVSAFVGGDVTAGIVSAGLHETDKNVLFIDFGTNGEMALASGGKLTCCSTAAGPAFEGARISCGVGGVPGAINRVTLDGGRLVPKTIGGVFPVGLAGSGLIDAVACLRRLGRIDESGFLAEPNEIAEGVTLQPQDVRELQLAKSAVRAGAETLLEKAGLTAADLDEVLLTGGFGAGLDKGNALALGLLPEVPAEKVRALGNCAGAGAVRTLLFPEALAELETAVAKAATIQLDGNPSFSEKFMEHMLFPKI